A DNA window from Methanosphaera sp. WGK6 contains the following coding sequences:
- a CDS encoding amidohydrolase family protein, with amino-acid sequence MTETTSILIKDTIILSEDIKKGSVLIVDDKIQEVNDKLTNSDADKIIDGSNKITMPGLINTHSHVAMTLLRGVGDDQDLQTWLNEYIWPKEAKLNENLVYAGSKLAMAEMIKTGTTTFNDMYFFMEETAKAVDESGMRALLGYGMIDLFDEEKRKSELKVTKDFISKCHNTCDGRVQVAVAPHAPYTCSEEILCESKKLADKNDLKLHIHVSETKQEVTDLKNDKNQTPFEYLNNIGLLDKNTIAAHGVWTTDDEMKILEEKEVSISHNPSSNMKLASGIAPVHDYLNNNINVSIGTDGVSSNNNLDMFSEMKLTPLLQKVKTLDSKVLPAKSTFNMATKNGAKALGINTGEIKEGKLADIILVNTNVPHMTPVRNALSNIIYSALGSDVDTVICNGNILLEDKELKTINEKEVIEDAKLAASQL; translated from the coding sequence ATGACTGAGACAACAAGTATTTTAATAAAAGATACAATAATTTTATCAGAAGATATAAAAAAAGGATCTGTTTTAATAGTAGATGATAAAATCCAAGAAGTTAATGATAAATTAACAAATAGTGATGCTGATAAAATCATTGATGGATCAAATAAAATAACAATGCCTGGATTAATAAATACTCATTCACATGTTGCAATGACATTATTACGTGGTGTTGGTGATGATCAAGACTTACAAACATGGCTTAATGAATATATATGGCCTAAAGAAGCTAAATTAAATGAAAATCTAGTTTATGCAGGTTCAAAACTAGCTATGGCAGAAATGATTAAAACGGGTACAACTACATTTAATGATATGTATTTCTTCATGGAAGAAACTGCTAAAGCTGTTGATGAATCAGGAATGAGAGCTCTTCTAGGTTATGGTATGATTGACTTATTTGATGAAGAAAAAAGAAAATCAGAACTAAAAGTTACAAAAGATTTTATAAGTAAATGTCATAATACTTGTGATGGAAGAGTACAAGTTGCAGTTGCACCTCATGCTCCCTACACTTGTTCTGAGGAAATATTATGTGAATCTAAGAAACTTGCAGATAAAAATGATTTAAAATTACATATTCATGTTTCCGAAACAAAACAAGAAGTAACTGATCTTAAAAATGATAAAAATCAAACACCATTTGAATATTTAAATAATATTGGATTACTTGATAAAAATACTATTGCAGCTCATGGCGTGTGGACAACAGATGATGAAATGAAAATTCTTGAAGAAAAAGAAGTATCTATATCACATAATCCTTCTAGTAATATGAAATTAGCATCAGGTATTGCACCAGTTCATGATTATTTAAATAATAATATTAATGTGTCTATTGGTACAGATGGTGTTTCTTCAAATAATAATCTAGATATGTTTAGTGAAATGAAATTAACCCCACTTCTTCAAAAAGTAAAAACATTAGACTCTAAAGTATTACCAGCTAAATCAACCTTTAATATGGCTACAAAAAATGGTGCAAAAGCTTTAGGAATTAATACTGGAGAAATAAAAGAAGGTAAGTTAGCTGATATTATACTTGTTAATACAAATGTTCCACATATGACTCCAGTTCGAAATGCTTTGAGTAATATTATTTATTCTGCACTTGGTAGTGATGTAGATACTGTTATTTGTAATGGAAACATATTACTTGAAGATAAAGAACTTAAAACTATTAATGAAAAAGAAGTTATTGAAGATGCTAAACTTGCTGCATCCCAATTATAA
- a CDS encoding DUF4012 domain-containing protein, which translates to MVSKKKIVLIAIIALIVVVGVYLLVNYHQAETSFSGEHHILVLCTDPSENRPGVGAVDMAFVVTVTDGNVGNITPVYPGGLAHPTLTPTADMQAEGLNLWYLHDSLWSDDLENGTKIAQEIVEYHTGMTTDFVVIVTPTAIDALINAVGPVYSDGELVENVSSIDFLREDQSNNGATRGDAVEGLAQGIIESAQKNNNKADLIKAALEQYTAGNIQAVPADKFSQFVSYEGFNSLLG; encoded by the coding sequence ATGGTATCTAAGAAAAAAATAGTTTTAATTGCAATCATTGCTCTTATTGTAGTGGTAGGAGTTTATCTCTTAGTAAATTATCATCAAGCAGAAACATCATTTTCAGGAGAACATCATATATTAGTATTATGTACTGATCCTTCTGAAAACCGTCCTGGTGTAGGTGCAGTGGATATGGCATTTGTTGTCACAGTAACTGATGGTAATGTTGGAAATATAACTCCAGTATATCCTGGAGGTTTAGCACATCCAACTTTAACACCTACTGCTGATATGCAAGCTGAAGGATTAAATTTATGGTATTTACATGATTCCTTATGGAGTGATGATTTAGAAAATGGTACAAAAATAGCACAAGAAATAGTTGAATATCATACTGGTATGACAACTGATTTTGTTGTAATAGTAACTCCAACTGCAATTGATGCATTAATTAATGCAGTAGGTCCAGTATATTCTGATGGGGAATTAGTAGAAAATGTAAGTTCTATTGATTTCTTAAGAGAAGATCAGTCAAATAATGGTGCAACAAGAGGAGATGCAGTAGAAGGATTAGCTCAAGGAATCATAGAGTCCGCTCAGAAAAATAATAATAAAGCTGATTTAATTAAAGCTGCATTAGAACAATATACTGCAGGTAATATTCAAGCAGTTCCTGCTGACAAATTCTCACAATTTGTATCTTATGAGGGTTTTAATAGTCTTCTAGGATAA
- a CDS encoding undecaprenyl-phosphate glucose phosphotransferase translates to MIRENQQVFNILNVMLDIFVLLISILFINSPLFEKHGFNYHFNFETTLVLFILLIPSYLFLYYMFKLYTPQRTNRSIFSESSKIAQANFIEYLFLSVMCTLDILIVPVNFLIIFLVVNLILAIIERAILRGILRVLRTRGFNIKYILIVGAGEVGRKLVDTIHVNTYLGYKVVGFLDDNVIGTVNDIKVMGTVDDIENILSKVMIDRVIVSISPRHYTRLEYIMESCEKMGVRADIVPDYYRYITSNPSIELIDNIPLISVRYLPLDISYNKIIKRIFDILFVIIVSIIISPLLLVTAILIKLTSTGPVIYKQERVGENGKIFFMYKFRSMYSENEYIDDENWTQKNDPRITKVGKIIRKTSIDELPQFYNILKGEMSLIGPRPERPFFVNKFRETVPKYMIKHHVQPGMTGWAQINGYRGNTSIVKRIEHDIYYVENWSISLDIKIFFKTLRTLLTDPNAY, encoded by the coding sequence ATGATAAGAGAAAATCAACAAGTATTCAACATATTAAATGTTATGTTAGATATATTCGTTTTATTAATATCAATATTATTCATAAATTCCCCTCTCTTCGAAAAACACGGTTTTAATTATCATTTTAATTTTGAAACCACTTTAGTTTTATTTATTTTATTAATACCATCTTATCTATTCTTATATTATATGTTTAAGTTATACACTCCTCAAAGAACTAATAGAAGTATTTTTTCAGAATCATCCAAGATTGCACAAGCAAATTTCATTGAATACTTATTTTTATCAGTAATGTGTACATTAGACATACTTATAGTTCCCGTGAATTTTTTAATAATATTTTTAGTAGTAAATCTTATTCTTGCAATTATTGAACGTGCAATACTTAGAGGAATATTACGTGTACTTAGAACAAGAGGATTTAATATAAAATATATTTTAATTGTAGGAGCTGGTGAAGTTGGTAGAAAACTGGTAGATACAATTCATGTTAACACATACCTTGGTTATAAAGTAGTTGGTTTCCTAGATGATAATGTTATTGGAACAGTGAATGATATTAAAGTAATGGGAACTGTTGATGATATTGAAAATATATTAAGTAAAGTTATGATTGACCGAGTTATTGTTAGTATTTCACCAAGGCATTATACGAGATTAGAATATATTATGGAAAGTTGTGAAAAGATGGGTGTTAGGGCAGATATCGTTCCTGATTATTACAGGTATATTACATCCAATCCAAGTATTGAATTAATTGATAATATACCCTTAATAAGTGTTAGATACTTACCTCTTGATATTTCATATAATAAGATTATCAAAAGAATTTTTGATATTTTATTTGTAATTATAGTTTCTATAATTATTTCACCATTATTACTTGTTACAGCAATACTTATAAAACTTACATCAACAGGTCCTGTAATCTATAAACAAGAACGTGTTGGAGAAAATGGGAAGATTTTTTTCATGTATAAGTTTAGAAGTATGTATTCCGAAAATGAATATATTGATGATGAAAACTGGACTCAGAAAAATGATCCTAGAATAACCAAAGTAGGTAAAATTATTAGAAAAACAAGTATTGATGAATTACCTCAATTTTATAATATATTAAAGGGTGAAATGAGTCTTATTGGACCTAGACCTGAGAGACCTTTCTTTGTAAATAAATTTCGTGAAACAGTTCCTAAATATATGATAAAACATCATGTACAACCAGGAATGACAGGATGGGCACAAATTAATGGATATAGAGGAAATACATCTATTGTTAAAAGAATAGAACATGATATCTATTATGTTGAAAATTGGTCAATTAGCTTAGACATTAAAATATTTTTTAAAACTCTAAGAACATTATTAACTGATCCTAATGCATATTAA
- a CDS encoding ABC transporter permease, producing MENNQMKGKFSNLYRFRSLLSELVRRDVKIKYRKSVLGILWSFLDPLLMMIVLTIVFSTLFHRVQNYPVFYLTGFLAYQFFRSGSSMAMKSMVNSSSIWKNIYVPKYIYALSSVLSNFITFLLSLVILFVIMLVLHVKFTVFIIFTSLPILALILMTFGAGLIMGTLNVFFRDIEHLYSVFMMLLMYGMPLFYPEDIVPAAFRFIQTYNPLYQVIVCLRDCFLYGQLYPMYPLIYAMVSGVILVIIGLLLLYRYQDKFILYI from the coding sequence ATGGAAAATAATCAAATGAAAGGTAAATTTTCAAACTTATATAGATTTAGATCATTATTAAGTGAATTGGTTAGACGAGATGTTAAAATTAAATATCGTAAATCTGTTTTAGGGATTTTATGGAGTTTTCTTGACCCTTTACTAATGATGATTGTATTAACAATTGTTTTTTCAACATTATTCCATCGCGTGCAGAACTATCCTGTATTTTATTTAACAGGTTTCTTGGCTTACCAATTCTTTAGAAGTGGTTCTAGTATGGCTATGAAGAGCATGGTTAATAGTTCTTCTATTTGGAAAAATATATATGTTCCTAAATACATTTATGCATTATCTAGTGTATTATCCAACTTCATCACATTTTTATTATCATTAGTAATTTTATTTGTTATAATGTTAGTATTACATGTGAAATTCACAGTATTCATAATATTTACCAGTTTACCAATACTTGCATTAATTTTAATGACTTTTGGTGCTGGACTTATCATGGGGACTTTAAATGTATTCTTCAGAGATATAGAACATTTATACTCAGTATTTATGATGCTTTTAATGTATGGTATGCCTTTATTCTATCCAGAAGACATAGTTCCTGCTGCATTTAGATTTATACAAACATATAATCCATTATACCAAGTGATTGTATGTTTAAGAGATTGCTTCCTATATGGCCAATTATATCCTATGTATCCATTAATATACGCAATGGTTAGTGGAGTCATACTTGTAATAATTGGATTATTATTACTATACAGATACCAAGATAAGTTTATATTATACATTTAA
- a CDS encoding glycosyltransferase, producing MKIPQFIRDTNEFKKLRKLKHEMSDSKNILKDKINSRIEERRRPKRILTKEQMEQINSAILEENNKEVIPEFNETAPLVSIIVVNHNGKHHLSRLLNSFKSISDYYPNYELILIDNASSDDSLDILNKFPEIPVQVIQNKNNESFSYANNQGCEIASGEYLLFLNNDIQPLNGFLNHMMHTILTKDNVGAVGAHLFYPDCSISKINKEKSYTTQHAGIIFKESDGFIKPFNKDNGEEFISQKNKETIPIIAVTAATLLIKKSTFIDVDKFDEKYMYGYEDVDLCLKLHKKGYTNYFNPNAILYHYEFGTQETNNNEDVKNRRLNNKEIFIKKWNTWLRHELLMDKLKSKHIFTDKSLTVAFVVTQSDENTTAGDYFTALTLANKLEEFGWNIKYLAQRPSKSQKNWYYVDEDIDVIISLLDRYDLRKIKSDNGLLIKIAWPRNWFKRWTDAPFFKKYDIILASSQKACDYIQDKTGKKTILYPLATDPEMFNETIPPKEEYSCDYCFTGSYWDAEREIVNCLNPENIAYKFNIYGANWNKISQLKKYHKGFINYEEIPSVYASTKIVLDDANHVTREFGSVNSRVFDATASGKLVLTNGSIGNQELLDGKIPEYHSSEELNELITYYLTHPDEMKNKISELNEIILNKHTYTQRANTLKHVLEEYINRKKIAIKIPVPSWNETHAWGDFYVAEGLEKEFLKQNYEVKIQILPEWNDSGDSIVDMVLVLRGLSKYEPKTQHYNIMWNISHPDMIDTDEYNQYNHVFIASDKWSNHIRKQVNVPVSCLLQCTDPDRFYPEYDEHYKHQLLFVGNSREIYRKILKDLLPTEYDLAVYGANWNNLIDTKYIHGEHIPNKELHKAYSSCDILLNDHWDDMREKGFISNRIFDAVACGACIISDDIDMDNLFNNQVKTYKNPKELDRLIKENLGKKQVYDKNIVQKHSYSNRVERILEVWN from the coding sequence TTGAAAATACCTCAATTTATCAGAGATACTAATGAATTCAAAAAATTAAGGAAGCTTAAACATGAAATGTCTGATTCAAAAAATATACTGAAAGATAAAATTAATTCAAGAATTGAAGAACGACGCAGACCCAAACGTATATTAACAAAAGAACAAATGGAACAAATTAATTCAGCTATTTTAGAAGAAAATAATAAGGAAGTGATTCCAGAGTTTAATGAAACTGCTCCTCTTGTTTCTATAATCGTTGTAAACCATAATGGTAAACACCATTTATCTCGCCTTCTTAATTCATTTAAGAGTATCAGTGATTATTATCCAAATTATGAATTAATACTCATAGACAATGCTTCTAGTGATGATTCACTTGACATATTGAATAAATTTCCAGAAATACCTGTGCAAGTTATTCAAAATAAGAATAACGAATCATTTTCATATGCAAATAATCAAGGATGTGAAATAGCATCTGGAGAATACTTATTATTTCTAAATAACGATATACAACCATTAAATGGTTTTCTTAACCATATGATGCACACTATACTAACTAAAGATAATGTGGGTGCTGTTGGTGCTCATCTATTCTACCCCGATTGTTCTATTTCAAAAATTAACAAGGAAAAATCATATACAACACAACATGCAGGAATAATATTTAAGGAATCTGATGGATTTATAAAACCATTTAACAAAGATAATGGTGAAGAATTTATATCACAAAAAAATAAAGAAACTATTCCTATAATAGCAGTTACTGCTGCAACATTACTTATTAAAAAAAGTACATTCATAGATGTAGATAAATTTGATGAAAAATATATGTACGGCTATGAAGACGTTGATTTATGTTTAAAACTTCATAAAAAAGGATACACTAATTATTTTAATCCAAACGCTATACTATACCATTATGAATTTGGTACTCAGGAAACAAATAATAATGAAGATGTTAAAAATCGTCGATTAAATAATAAAGAAATTTTCATAAAAAAATGGAACACTTGGCTAAGACATGAATTATTAATGGATAAACTTAAAAGTAAACATATTTTCACAGACAAATCATTAACAGTAGCATTTGTAGTTACACAGAGTGATGAAAACACTACTGCTGGAGATTATTTTACTGCTTTAACTCTTGCTAATAAATTAGAAGAATTTGGATGGAATATTAAGTATCTTGCACAACGTCCATCTAAAAGTCAAAAGAACTGGTACTATGTTGATGAAGATATAGATGTAATTATATCATTACTTGACAGATATGATTTAAGAAAAATAAAATCAGATAATGGATTATTAATTAAGATAGCATGGCCTAGAAATTGGTTTAAACGCTGGACAGATGCCCCCTTTTTCAAGAAATATGATATTATCTTAGCAAGTAGTCAGAAAGCATGTGATTATATACAAGATAAAACTGGAAAGAAAACAATACTCTACCCATTAGCTACAGACCCTGAAATGTTTAATGAAACCATTCCACCAAAAGAAGAATATTCTTGTGATTATTGTTTTACTGGTAGTTATTGGGATGCAGAACGTGAAATAGTAAACTGTTTAAATCCAGAAAACATAGCCTATAAATTTAATATTTATGGAGCTAATTGGAACAAGATATCCCAACTAAAAAAATACCATAAAGGATTTATTAATTATGAAGAAATACCCTCAGTTTATGCTTCAACAAAAATAGTACTAGATGATGCTAATCATGTGACAAGAGAATTTGGATCTGTAAATAGTAGAGTATTTGATGCAACAGCATCAGGTAAATTAGTTTTAACTAATGGTTCTATTGGAAATCAAGAGCTTCTTGATGGAAAAATACCAGAATATCATTCATCTGAAGAATTAAATGAATTAATAACATATTATTTAACACATCCTGATGAAATGAAAAATAAAATTAGTGAACTAAACGAAATTATACTAAACAAACATACATATACTCAAAGAGCAAACACATTAAAACACGTGCTTGAAGAATATATTAATAGAAAAAAGATTGCTATAAAAATACCAGTTCCTTCCTGGAATGAAACTCATGCATGGGGTGATTTCTATGTTGCAGAAGGTCTTGAAAAAGAATTTTTAAAACAGAATTATGAAGTTAAAATACAAATATTACCCGAATGGAATGATTCTGGTGATTCTATTGTTGATATGGTACTTGTTTTGAGAGGATTATCAAAGTATGAACCCAAAACACAGCATTATAATATTATGTGGAATATATCCCACCCAGATATGATTGATACTGATGAATATAATCAATATAATCATGTATTTATTGCATCAGATAAATGGAGCAATCATATTAGAAAACAAGTTAATGTTCCTGTAAGTTGTCTACTACAATGTACAGATCCAGATAGATTTTATCCAGAATATGACGAGCACTATAAACATCAACTATTATTTGTAGGTAATTCTAGAGAAATTTATAGAAAGATTTTAAAGGATTTACTACCCACAGAATATGATTTAGCAGTGTATGGTGCAAATTGGAATAATTTAATTGATACAAAGTACATCCATGGAGAACATATACCTAATAAAGAACTTCATAAAGCATATTCATCATGTGATATTTTATTAAATGATCACTGGGATGATATGAGAGAAAAGGGATTTATTTCAAATCGAATATTTGATGCGGTAGCATGTGGTGCTTGTATAATCTCAGATGATATAGATATGGATAACTTATTTAATAATCAAGTGAAAACTTATAAAAATCCAAAAGAATTAGATAGATTAATTAAAGAAAATCTAGGTAAAAAACAGGTTTATGATAAAAATATAGTTCAAAAGCATAGTTATTCAAATAGAGTCGAAAGAATACTTGAAGTATGGAATTAA
- a CDS encoding glycosyltransferase family 2 protein, with the protein MINKSNPQITIIIPQYNNRKLLNNLLNSLNKIKTPHNTIIVDNASIDDSVKFIKTNFPDITLIENKTNKGFAYAVNQGIKASKTKYVFLLNNDTIVTEKCLDNLLKTIEHDSKIFSVSSKMIQYHNPDYIDDAGDEYNILGWSKKIGFNHEISKYSEDCEVFSACAGAALYKRDLFDKIGFFDDNFESYVEDMDLSFRSRLHGYKSYYSAGAHVYHYGSATSGSKHNPFKVKLSARNNIYLIYKNWSLWMKIINSPFIFIGILIKYIFFSKKGYGTYYLDGIHEGIKTRKKLSRTSDISFYNYLKIEFLMIKNVFKYPF; encoded by the coding sequence ATGATTAATAAATCCAATCCTCAAATTACAATTATAATCCCCCAATACAATAATAGAAAATTATTAAATAACTTATTAAACTCATTAAATAAAATTAAAACACCCCATAATACCATAATTGTTGATAATGCATCAATAGATGATAGTGTTAAATTTATTAAAACTAATTTTCCAGATATAACATTAATAGAAAATAAAACAAATAAGGGTTTTGCATATGCAGTGAATCAAGGAATTAAAGCATCAAAAACGAAATATGTATTCTTATTAAATAATGATACCATTGTAACAGAAAAATGTCTTGATAATTTACTTAAAACAATTGAACATGATTCAAAAATATTTTCAGTATCATCCAAAATGATTCAGTATCATAACCCAGATTATATTGATGATGCAGGTGATGAATATAATATACTTGGTTGGAGTAAAAAGATAGGTTTTAATCATGAAATTAGTAAATATAGTGAGGATTGTGAAGTATTTAGTGCATGTGCTGGAGCAGCATTATATAAAAGAGACTTATTTGATAAAATAGGATTTTTTGATGATAACTTTGAAAGTTATGTTGAAGATATGGATTTAAGTTTTAGATCTCGTCTACATGGCTATAAATCATATTACTCCGCAGGCGCCCATGTTTATCATTATGGTAGTGCTACTAGTGGATCAAAACATAATCCATTTAAGGTAAAACTTTCTGCAAGAAATAATATATATTTAATCTATAAAAATTGGTCTTTATGGATGAAGATTATTAACAGTCCATTCATATTTATAGGTATTCTTATTAAATACATCTTTTTTAGTAAAAAGGGTTATGGTACATATTACCTAGATGGTATACATGAAGGAATTAAAACTAGAAAAAAACTATCTAGAACATCCGACATATCATTTTATAATTATTTGAAAATTGAATTTCTCATGATAAAAAATGTATTTAAATACCCCTTTTAA
- a CDS encoding ABC transporter ATP-binding protein: MSDDVVVDVKNVSMEFNMSQIKTDNLKEYVIKALKRELRFKSFWALQDVSVQVKKGERVGFIGLNGAGKSTLLKIISGVMKPTKGSVNVKGQMAPLLALGAGFDPDYTGTENIYLNGSLLGHSKREMNKKYDEIVEFSEVGEFIDVPVKNYSSGMKSRLAFSIATSINPEILILDEVLSVGDASFQKKCKKRMNEMMQGDVSLLFVSHSINQVRDLCDKAIWLDHGKVVAQGEVNKICNQYMKHVNNITK, encoded by the coding sequence ATGAGTGATGATGTAGTAGTTGACGTTAAAAATGTCAGTATGGAATTTAATATGAGCCAGATTAAAACTGATAATTTAAAGGAATATGTAATTAAAGCATTGAAACGAGAACTTCGTTTTAAATCTTTTTGGGCTTTACAAGATGTTTCAGTACAGGTTAAAAAGGGTGAAAGAGTAGGTTTTATTGGATTAAATGGTGCTGGAAAAAGTACACTTCTTAAAATAATATCTGGTGTTATGAAACCTACTAAAGGTTCAGTGAATGTAAAAGGTCAAATGGCACCACTACTAGCCTTAGGTGCAGGTTTTGACCCAGATTACACAGGTACTGAAAATATTTATCTTAATGGATCACTTCTAGGACATTCAAAAAGAGAAATGAATAAAAAATATGATGAAATTGTCGAATTTTCAGAAGTAGGTGAATTTATAGATGTTCCTGTGAAAAATTATTCTTCAGGTATGAAATCTCGTCTAGCATTTTCAATAGCAACCTCAATAAACCCTGAAATACTCATATTAGATGAAGTATTATCTGTAGGAGATGCATCTTTCCAAAAAAAATGTAAAAAACGAATGAATGAAATGATGCAAGGAGATGTTTCATTATTATTTGTATCACATTCCATAAACCAAGTTCGAGACTTATGTGACAAGGCAATATGGTTAGATCATGGAAAAGTTGTTGCTCAAGGTGAAGTTAACAAGATATGTAATCAATACATGAAACATGTAAATAATATAACAAAATAA
- a CDS encoding glycosyltransferase family 2 protein: protein MDLSIIIVNYCTYNLTKNTLTSLLNTIKKIDYEIIVVDNASIDNSLEKLIKDFGNNNRIQFIRSKTNGGFAYANNIGFNNSCGNYILLLNSDVVVKDKTINASLNYIIQHENIGALGCKVSLPDGSLDKACRRSFPTFKVSFYRMTGLSKLFPNSKHFNQYNLSYLDDNGIYPVDCIVGAYMLIPRDIFIECDGLDESYFMYGEDIELCYNIKELGYDVIYYGAHEIIHYKGGSGKNKKLLYAFHKSMAIFYDKHYKETDNFLINIITHLSIWTLYYLKLIISYL from the coding sequence ATGGATCTTTCAATTATAATTGTAAATTACTGCACATATAATTTAACTAAAAATACATTGACTTCGTTATTAAATACTATTAAAAAAATAGATTATGAGATCATTGTTGTAGATAATGCTTCTATTGATAATAGTTTAGAAAAATTAATTAAAGATTTTGGAAATAACAATAGAATTCAATTTATTAGAAGTAAAACTAATGGTGGATTTGCCTATGCAAATAATATAGGTTTTAATAATTCATGTGGTAATTATATTTTATTACTTAATAGTGATGTTGTAGTAAAAGATAAAACTATTAATGCTTCTCTTAATTATATTATTCAACATGAAAATATAGGTGCTCTTGGTTGTAAAGTCTCATTACCTGATGGCAGTCTTGACAAGGCTTGTCGTAGATCTTTTCCAACATTCAAAGTATCATTTTATAGAATGACTGGTCTTTCAAAATTATTTCCAAATAGTAAACATTTCAACCAGTATAATTTATCATACCTTGATGATAATGGAATATATCCTGTTGATTGTATTGTTGGAGCATACATGTTAATTCCAAGAGACATATTTATAGAATGTGATGGATTAGATGAATCTTATTTCATGTATGGAGAGGATATTGAATTATGTTATAATATTAAAGAATTAGGTTATGACGTAATTTATTATGGTGCTCATGAAATTATTCATTATAAAGGCGGTAGTGGTAAAAATAAAAAATTATTATATGCATTTCATAAATCTATGGCTATATTCTACGATAAACATTATAAAGAGACAGATAATTTTTTAATTAACATAATAACCCATTTAAGTATATGGACATTATATTATCTTAAATTAATTATATCTTATCTTTAA